One region of Bdellovibrio bacteriovorus genomic DNA includes:
- a CDS encoding phosphatidate cytidylyltransferase produces the protein MTTWKSFQTRAVSAAVALALIIGLYITLNVQGLKIAIAFVVAVGTWELITILFKNEKSILLKGLFYFLTLAIFGATLTSLSTGGIIYSIALILMIIAVLLSAHKEGNLSYMADAQAKAALGFFYMGLLPAFAFRILDQAHGISWFVYLLAVVFAGDTMAYVFGVLIGKHKVMPSVSPKKTWQGSVGGIIGSMIAGYICWQFLFSEQPLGLFLILAGLSGFVGQFGDFFESLLKRVADVKDSGKIMPGHGGVLDRIDGVLFASPVVLAGILILSHLLS, from the coding sequence ATGACAACGTGGAAAAGCTTTCAAACTAGAGCTGTCTCGGCTGCAGTGGCCCTCGCACTGATTATCGGCCTTTATATTACTTTAAATGTTCAAGGACTGAAAATCGCGATCGCGTTCGTGGTTGCTGTGGGCACTTGGGAATTGATCACGATTCTTTTTAAGAACGAAAAATCAATTCTATTAAAAGGCCTTTTTTATTTTCTGACGCTTGCGATTTTCGGTGCGACTTTAACTTCTTTAAGCACCGGTGGAATTATTTATTCAATTGCATTGATCCTTATGATTATTGCCGTTCTTTTGTCAGCGCACAAAGAAGGTAATCTGAGTTACATGGCCGATGCTCAAGCCAAAGCCGCTTTGGGATTCTTCTACATGGGACTTTTGCCAGCGTTCGCGTTCCGTATTTTAGATCAGGCGCACGGCATTTCTTGGTTTGTTTATTTGTTAGCGGTTGTTTTTGCTGGCGACACAATGGCTTACGTTTTTGGTGTCTTGATCGGAAAACATAAAGTCATGCCGTCGGTTTCACCGAAAAAAACCTGGCAAGGTTCTGTGGGTGGCATCATCGGCTCGATGATTGCGGGATATATTTGCTGGCAATTTCTCTTTTCAGAACAGCCCTTGGGTCTCTTTTTGATACTTGCAGGTCTTTCTGGATTCGTGGGACAGTTTGGGGATTTCTTTGAATCTCTCTTAAAACGAGTCGCTGATGTTAAGGACTCCGGGAAAATTATGCCGGGTCACGGCGGTGTCCTCGATCGTATTGATGGCGTCCTATTCGCAAGTCCTGTTGTTCTTGCGGGAATTTTGATTTTGTCTCATCTTTTGTCGTAA
- the rseP gene encoding RIP metalloprotease RseP, translating to MNIFSYLQSGLSAIIPFVILLGILIFVHELGHFLVARWCGVRVEVFSLGFGKKLLKYKKGDTTYALSLIPLGGYVKMFGEQPGDNISEEDKKHSFTHKNVWQRIAVVIAGPLMNFFFAVLIFFAVALIGEDAKTPVVGDVAQNTPAYAAGFRSGDKIVSINEAQVNTWEDLQRALSLKENHNLHIDVVVQREGSGETAKIATDAKAEPNPNVLSSYEYVANVDGLSPYSAGTTIGVLQGSPLAALGVQTGDSITAINGQKVAYWRQLEDTLAKQNSKEALTLEVLGMREGDKEAKPITVTLAPTESIKTYSMASLGFESSELYLSKVMDNSPAKAAGLHAMDRLVSINNVTLKKWEDVINNIKSFDGKNPVALTVLRDGQNLNLNITPKMTTQMLPTGTEEKRYTIGIAPIANIAAPELMVVRSENLGQAFVRGVEKTWDVSVMTVMSFVRLFQAKISPKNIGGVISIGQAASETFKIGLTQFLQMMAIISVNLFILNLLPIPVLDGGHLVFYAIEVVKGAPLSMRKMELAQQVGLALLMSLMIFALFNDFTRILGL from the coding sequence ATGAATATCTTTTCTTATCTTCAATCAGGTTTATCAGCAATCATCCCCTTTGTTATTTTGCTCGGAATTTTGATTTTCGTGCATGAGCTTGGACACTTCCTTGTCGCTCGTTGGTGTGGCGTTCGTGTTGAAGTTTTCAGTTTGGGATTTGGCAAAAAGCTTTTGAAATATAAAAAAGGCGACACGACTTATGCGCTTTCACTGATCCCATTAGGCGGTTACGTGAAAATGTTTGGCGAGCAGCCGGGCGATAATATTTCTGAGGAAGATAAGAAACATTCGTTCACGCACAAAAATGTGTGGCAAAGAATCGCGGTCGTTATCGCGGGTCCTTTGATGAACTTCTTCTTTGCGGTATTGATTTTCTTTGCAGTCGCTTTGATTGGTGAAGACGCTAAGACGCCGGTTGTTGGTGACGTAGCTCAGAATACTCCTGCCTATGCGGCAGGTTTCCGTTCTGGTGATAAAATCGTGTCTATCAATGAAGCTCAAGTGAACACTTGGGAAGATTTGCAACGTGCTTTGAGCTTAAAAGAAAACCACAATCTTCATATCGACGTTGTCGTTCAACGCGAAGGTTCTGGCGAGACAGCTAAAATTGCAACAGACGCAAAAGCAGAACCAAATCCAAATGTTCTAAGTTCCTATGAATATGTCGCAAATGTTGATGGTTTAAGTCCTTACTCTGCGGGAACAACTATTGGGGTGCTTCAAGGTTCTCCACTAGCTGCTTTAGGAGTTCAAACCGGCGATTCAATCACCGCCATCAATGGCCAAAAAGTCGCTTACTGGCGTCAGCTTGAAGACACTTTGGCGAAACAGAATTCCAAGGAAGCGTTGACGTTAGAAGTTCTTGGAATGCGCGAAGGCGATAAGGAAGCAAAGCCAATCACGGTGACTTTGGCTCCGACGGAATCTATTAAAACTTATTCAATGGCAAGCCTGGGGTTTGAAAGCTCTGAACTTTATTTGAGCAAAGTGATGGACAATTCTCCGGCGAAAGCAGCAGGTCTTCATGCGATGGACCGTTTGGTCTCTATCAATAATGTGACGCTGAAAAAGTGGGAAGATGTCATCAACAACATCAAATCTTTTGATGGCAAAAACCCGGTAGCGTTGACAGTTTTGCGTGATGGTCAGAATTTAAATTTAAACATCACTCCTAAGATGACGACTCAAATGCTGCCAACAGGCACTGAAGAAAAGCGTTATACGATCGGTATTGCGCCGATAGCGAATATCGCAGCTCCCGAGTTGATGGTGGTTCGTTCCGAAAATCTGGGACAAGCCTTCGTGCGTGGCGTGGAAAAAACTTGGGACGTGTCAGTAATGACCGTGATGAGTTTCGTTCGTTTGTTCCAAGCGAAGATTTCTCCTAAAAATATCGGTGGTGTGATTTCTATCGGTCAGGCCGCTAGCGAAACGTTCAAGATTGGTTTGACTCAGTTCTTGCAAATGATGGCGATTATTTCCGTCAATCTTTTCATCCTGAACTTGTTGCCAATTCCAGTTTTGGATGGTGGACACTTGGTGTTCTATGCCATCGAAGTTGTGAAAGGTGCGCCGCTGAGCATGCGTAAGATGGAGCTTGCTCAACAAGTGGGTCTTGCGTTACTGATGAGCCTCATGATTTTTGCTCTATTTAACGACTTCACTCGTATTCTCGGTCTATGA
- the tsaB gene encoding tRNA (adenosine(37)-N6)-threonylcarbamoyltransferase complex dimerization subunit type 1 TsaB, translated as MKVLAMETSTLLGGVAVVIDGQVVAEESSLRQKTHSENISPFVDHCLKKAHLKLEDIDVFAVGRGPGSFTGIRVAANAGKTFAYSFNKPMVTIDTLMLLAAQVKDKSKPALSIINAYKNMVYMGLFDITGAEPIYIKGPDAVPVRELKNHIHSDCLVVGDGWEAYSEYFPEELMKKFSRDPQLPDHALASTLGLMAERRALSGRTLDWKSFVPLYIRASEAEETKKGILISPLK; from the coding sequence ATGAAAGTATTAGCTATGGAAACCAGCACTCTGCTTGGCGGAGTTGCTGTTGTCATCGATGGACAAGTGGTTGCAGAGGAATCTTCCTTGCGCCAGAAAACCCATAGCGAAAACATCAGTCCTTTTGTTGATCATTGTTTAAAAAAAGCCCACTTAAAACTTGAAGATATCGACGTCTTTGCGGTGGGCCGGGGGCCTGGCAGCTTCACCGGAATTCGGGTCGCCGCCAATGCCGGAAAAACTTTTGCCTATAGCTTTAATAAACCCATGGTCACTATCGACACCTTGATGCTGTTAGCGGCTCAGGTGAAAGACAAAAGTAAACCGGCTCTTTCCATTATCAACGCTTATAAGAACATGGTGTACATGGGTCTTTTCGATATCACGGGTGCTGAGCCGATTTATATCAAAGGTCCAGACGCAGTTCCCGTCCGTGAACTTAAAAACCACATCCACTCAGATTGTTTGGTTGTTGGTGACGGTTGGGAAGCCTATAGCGAATACTTCCCTGAAGAATTAATGAAAAAGTTTTCTCGCGATCCGCAACTTCCCGATCACGCTTTGGCGTCAACACTCGGGCTGATGGCGGAACGCCGGGCTTTATCGGGCCGAACCTTGGACTGGAAATCTTTTGTTCCCCTTTATATCCGTGCCTCCGAAGCCGAAGAGACAAAAAAAGGAATTTTAATCTCGCCGCTTAAGTAG
- a CDS encoding P-loop NTPase — MERDLHKAYLESLEFQKTSSENTDTKLWVVASGKGGVGKTFVSSSLGITLSKLGHSVVIVDLDLSGANIHTSLGLPPSHMNVRHFFEGVKTLQELVIPTPFPHLSYVQGFWDSWTPTDFSYTQVQSLLPELKKLRADYVIVDMGAGALEAHLELFKAADEKFLITTPEPTSIEKTYRFIEAFVCHSLRQNSTPDAYGNMISTLRNHRQRTLEKPFSFRSYLKEQTGFQYDFFEALSSTPVRLIVNSARSQSNADLGHSIKSVCNKYYDLGIDFTGAIDFDNAVWQSIRSREHVLVAQPFTALAGQFLTTCKQLIDPEELRAVV; from the coding sequence ATGGAAAGAGATCTTCATAAGGCCTATTTGGAATCGTTGGAGTTTCAAAAAACTTCGAGTGAAAACACAGACACCAAATTATGGGTTGTTGCTTCTGGTAAAGGTGGCGTAGGTAAAACCTTTGTTTCTTCCAGTTTGGGAATCACTCTTTCAAAACTAGGTCACTCGGTTGTCATCGTAGATCTTGATCTGAGTGGCGCCAATATTCACACCTCTTTAGGACTTCCACCTTCACACATGAATGTTCGCCACTTTTTTGAGGGAGTTAAAACTCTTCAAGAGCTAGTGATCCCAACGCCATTCCCACATCTTTCTTATGTTCAAGGTTTTTGGGATTCTTGGACTCCGACTGATTTTTCTTACACTCAAGTTCAAAGTCTTTTGCCAGAGCTTAAGAAGCTACGTGCTGACTATGTGATCGTTGACATGGGTGCCGGCGCTTTAGAAGCGCACCTAGAACTTTTCAAAGCTGCTGACGAAAAATTTCTGATTACGACTCCTGAACCGACAAGCATCGAAAAGACATATCGCTTTATCGAAGCTTTCGTTTGCCATTCTTTGCGCCAGAATTCGACTCCGGATGCTTACGGCAATATGATTTCAACTTTAAGAAATCACCGCCAAAGAACTTTGGAAAAACCTTTTTCGTTTAGATCTTACTTGAAAGAGCAAACGGGATTTCAGTATGACTTCTTTGAAGCTCTTTCATCGACCCCAGTTCGCTTGATTGTGAACTCCGCTCGCAGCCAATCCAACGCCGATTTAGGTCATTCGATTAAGAGTGTCTGCAATAAATACTACGACTTAGGTATTGATTTTACGGGTGCGATCGATTTCGACAACGCTGTGTGGCAGTCGATTCGTTCACGTGAACATGTCTTGGTAGCTCAGCCTTTCACTGCTTTAGCGGGACAATTTTTAACGACCTGCAAACAACTTATTGATCCCGAGGAGCTTCGCGCCGTAGTATAA
- a CDS encoding helix-turn-helix domain-containing protein: MQATSRYNYYEILELTANAPQHEVSAAYERARTTYSGENPAIYTIFSEQEARELLVLIEEAYQVLGNKILRNIYDQRLLSGRASLNDLTYASIIEASKQVFPEQKVEKPIPTFKKDDAFEKEIAAKENWDGAFLQKVREYKQISVQRMSEITKINSYYVTAVESMDPSGLPAVVFVRGYVVQIAKALGLDDKKVADSYMKNFKNGLGK, translated from the coding sequence ATGCAAGCGACGTCACGGTACAACTACTACGAGATTCTTGAACTGACAGCAAATGCACCTCAACACGAGGTGAGTGCTGCCTATGAACGCGCGCGCACAACGTATTCCGGCGAAAATCCTGCGATCTACACCATCTTTTCTGAACAAGAAGCTCGCGAGCTTTTGGTTCTGATCGAGGAAGCCTACCAAGTTCTTGGAAATAAGATTCTTAGAAATATCTATGATCAACGCTTGCTTAGCGGTCGCGCTTCATTGAACGATCTGACTTACGCTTCTATCATTGAGGCGAGTAAACAAGTCTTCCCAGAGCAAAAAGTTGAAAAGCCTATTCCGACTTTCAAAAAAGACGACGCTTTTGAAAAAGAGATCGCTGCAAAAGAAAACTGGGACGGAGCTTTCTTACAAAAAGTTCGTGAGTACAAACAGATCTCTGTACAACGCATGAGCGAGATCACAAAGATCAATTCTTACTACGTTACCGCTGTAGAAAGTATGGATCCATCGGGTCTTCCAGCCGTCGTGTTCGTTCGTGGTTACGTAGTTCAAATCGCTAAAGCCTTGGGTTTGGACGATAAAAAAGTCGCCGACTCGTACATGAAGAACTTCAAGAACGGTCTTGGAAAGTAA
- a CDS encoding RluA family pseudouridine synthase — MESKSTLQKINVTATSDMHGLRLDKALALIEDVGTRSRASHLIDASAVLLNGKIAKASVSVKEGDQIEITLPEPVPTELQPYDLKLDILFEDDDLIVINKPAGLVVHPAAGHAHDTLVNALIAHTEDLSMKFGEERPGIVHRLDKETSGVIVIAKNDKAHESLTAQFKERSTHRIYYAVAIGTARTLSSGTIKSFLARHPTDRKRYASVLDDERRPYVDKDDPPSLGKWAVTHYEVLNRKSGLSYLKLKLETGRTHQIRVHLSENGLPIAGDVLYGADKKTKNIEARETQESIRGLNRFLLHAAELGFTHPRTQERMFFQQDWPEDILTLIKKWGLR, encoded by the coding sequence TTGGAAAGTAAATCCACTTTGCAAAAAATCAATGTCACCGCGACTTCGGACATGCATGGGCTGCGCCTGGATAAGGCATTGGCGCTTATCGAGGATGTCGGCACACGTTCACGGGCATCGCACTTGATTGATGCTTCAGCCGTCTTGCTTAATGGAAAGATCGCCAAAGCTTCCGTTTCCGTAAAAGAAGGCGATCAGATTGAAATCACTTTGCCCGAGCCCGTCCCTACTGAGCTTCAGCCTTATGATCTTAAATTAGATATCCTTTTTGAAGACGATGATCTCATCGTCATCAACAAGCCCGCTGGCCTTGTGGTGCATCCAGCGGCGGGGCATGCACATGATACTTTGGTGAATGCATTAATTGCTCATACTGAAGATTTATCTATGAAGTTTGGCGAAGAACGCCCGGGGATCGTACATCGCCTTGATAAAGAAACCAGCGGGGTGATCGTTATCGCGAAAAACGATAAAGCGCACGAGTCTTTGACTGCTCAATTCAAAGAACGCAGCACCCATCGCATTTACTATGCAGTCGCAATCGGAACAGCGAGAACTTTGTCATCCGGAACAATCAAGAGCTTCTTAGCCCGTCATCCAACAGATCGAAAACGATATGCATCGGTATTGGATGATGAAAGAAGACCTTACGTAGATAAAGACGACCCTCCTTCGCTCGGAAAGTGGGCCGTCACGCATTACGAAGTTTTAAATCGCAAAAGTGGCCTCAGTTATCTAAAACTAAAACTAGAAACTGGAAGAACACACCAAATCCGCGTGCATCTTTCAGAAAATGGCCTACCGATTGCGGGTGATGTGCTTTACGGTGCGGATAAAAAAACGAAGAACATCGAAGCCCGAGAGACTCAAGAGTCGATCCGTGGATTGAATAGATTTTTGCTGCACGCTGCAGAGTTGGGATTCACTCATCCCCGCACGCAGGAAAGAATGTTCTTTCAGCAAGACTGGCCGGAAGACATTTTAACTTTAATAAAAAAATGGGGACTGAGATGA
- the pgeF gene encoding peptidoglycan editing factor PgeF — protein MNLEQTELGYEMRTPHFTVFLGGINAQLTQLKAAYPDYSFMRVKQIHSDAVVESKDAHLDYQTIADAHFTREKNLALCVITADCVPALIYDPTTNLIAGIHAGWRGVASRIIPKTIEKLVAAGARPQNLHVVVGPHIQKSSFEVGIDVRDQILTSLGPLSTEERALYFETLPDNKALVDLNQVVRTQLQQEGVAADNVFLLHIDTVTDSRFHSYRRDKDKSGRQISFICRTS, from the coding sequence ATGAATCTAGAACAAACCGAACTTGGATATGAAATGCGCACCCCGCATTTCACGGTTTTTCTAGGTGGCATTAACGCCCAACTCACACAACTTAAAGCCGCTTACCCTGATTATTCATTCATGCGCGTAAAACAAATCCACAGCGACGCTGTTGTGGAAAGCAAAGATGCCCATCTTGACTATCAGACGATCGCGGATGCTCACTTCACTCGCGAAAAAAACTTGGCACTTTGTGTGATTACGGCCGATTGTGTTCCTGCCTTGATCTATGATCCAACGACGAATTTGATCGCAGGTATACATGCGGGCTGGCGCGGAGTTGCTTCGCGTATCATTCCTAAAACAATTGAAAAACTAGTCGCCGCTGGAGCAAGACCTCAGAATCTTCATGTTGTGGTCGGACCCCATATTCAGAAATCCAGCTTTGAAGTCGGTATAGATGTGCGCGATCAGATCCTCACCAGCTTGGGTCCTTTAAGTACTGAAGAACGAGCTCTGTATTTCGAGACTCTTCCCGATAACAAAGCACTTGTAGATTTAAATCAGGTCGTTCGAACACAGCTTCAGCAAGAGGGTGTCGCCGCCGACAACGTATTCCTTTTACACATTGATACGGTGACGGACTCTAGATTTCACTCGTATCGTCGCGATAAAGATAAGTCCGGAAGACAAATCAGTTTCATTTGCCGTACATCATGA